attatgtTGTTAGTGGAGGCAATCATTAATTTAGTGGCACTGACCCATCTCCTCTGTAATCAGCAGTACAAAACCCTTTATTGTTTTTGACCCTTTAGTGATTGAGGCACACATGAGTTGATAAACCAAAAGAagtaacagaaaaaacaggagtCTTGACAGGAGTTAACTCCAGCcttctcatttctcttcttcagaGGCAGCGAAAGCTGCTCACCAGTCAGTCATTGGAGGCCTGGTGGTGGACACCCCTCCACACCCAGCACTGGGTAACATTGTTGGACCAGCGGCAGGAGTGATCTCCAGTGTGCCTCCTCCGTACCAGCCAGTCAGTGTGCGCCACCTGGACTCTCAGTCCAGTACAGAAGAGCCCCAGGATTACCTGTGGCTGCTTAACTGTGAGAGCAAAAAGCCTGAACCCAACAGGTAAGCCATGTATATTGTATGTTTAAGTTTTCATATTCCATGTGTTGGAGTGCTATACTGTGATGTAAGCTTCTCTCTATACATAATAACAGCctatttattctttttgtaCACTTCATCCTTCTTGTCTATGTCTCTGCGATGTCGTGTGTGTAGCTCAGTGCAGCTTCAGTCTCCATTGGAGGGAGACCAGGAGTATTTGCTCCTGGAGGAGTGTGAGAGCAAGACTCTTCCTCCACAGGCTAGTCTGTGAGTGGCCAGCCATCCCACTGGAACTGCCTGCTTGTGTGGTGTGCTACACATGTGTAGATAAAGGAATCAAGACTCCAGTGAACACTTCATACATTCTGCCTATGTTTACATGGCTTCTGTAGAATATTACTGCTGACTTTGAGGTCTTCAGCAACTAGCACTCCTAATAGGTCAAAACAGACGGAGTTGTACTATTGATTGTCGTTGACTGGATGTTCAGAAATTTCCCATCTAATACCTCAGTCTTTCAAGTGACCCATATAGATATGCTAATATGGCAAGACCATTTGATATTAGGTGTCTGAATATAACTTTAGGTTACTAACTATGGCTTGCAAACAGTGCTGTGAAGGCTCACCATTACTGTGTGGATTTCTTAACTTCTCTAAATCAACATGTTTCTTTGTGGATGTTTAATTCTCTGGTGTATATATGTGTTCTCTTCTTAGAGCCCATGCTGAGTGTTCCAAGTCTACCTCTTCAGAGACAGACCTGAATGACAACCTCCCCTCTCACCGCACACCTACgtcctccacctcctcagcTAAACTCACCTTGCACAACGGCTTCTTCCCGCAACACCCAGCCCCTGCCTCCGCCTCTTCCATCTATGACTCGCCTCCCTCACGTGGTGCCTCGCTCTCAACTGACAGTGGCCTTTATCACCTCCCCCGCAGTTACTCCCAGGACACTGTGCTGCTCCCCAAGTCAGCCTCCTCGCCTCCAGCACATGCAGACAGTGCAGATGCCTCTGAGCTTTACGTCTTTAACACACCATCACGGAAGCCCTCAATGGAGACACAAATGCGCAACCTGTCCATCAGTTATGATATCCCGCCTACACCTGGCGCAAACTGTACCTACCAAGTTCCCCGCACATTGTCGTCCTCAACAGGGGTAGGAGGCTCAGAGGGTGGGGGAGATGTACTCCCCCCTCCCAGGCCACCCAAGCCTTCGCTCAGTTCAGGACCCCCACCACCCCCTGCTGAGCGTTCCCCTACGGACACCTATTGTGTGCCCCGGTCAGCTTCAGAAACTGATGGAAACTACTGTGTGCCAACTAGTGCTGGGAATAAGGCTTTACGCAGCAACACTATTGGCACTGTGGACTGTTCACGCCTCCGCAAAGGTTTGTGttgtggagttttttttccctctttttttgcattttggagTAAAGATTTCCTACACTAGGAACTGAGCATGAAAAGTAACATCTTAAATAATATAATCTAAAATGTTTAATCAGTTACGCGCATTCACAAAACCACTTCCTGTTTAaaatttttttcctttatgtaCAGTGATATTTTTCAGAAACTAGAAACATTATAAATGGCCTTATAAGGCTTTAGCACAAACTTTATTTCATTCCGTACCCTTTTACCTTCTGATGCATGATAAGAGGCATCAGTGGAGCTCTTGGCATGTTTTCTTCCAGATGCAATCCCTCTTTTCACCTTTagtcttttgttctgtttgcaATCCAGTCAAATTGTCAAAAATTTATTAGACCTGAACACAGTGCAGTCAGTTCTCTGCAGATGTCTTTAGGGTCTTGACAGTTAGCAGTGTTGACTTTAAAGGGTCTTGCCAGTGGTTTGCACATGAATTCCAATCATATGTGTCTTCTATAATACTCGGTTCTAACATTTCAAAACTTGCTTTGTGTTGTCACAGAAACACCACATATTTTTGGGTTGTTAGCAGTAGAGCTTTCTTAGTTGGACAAATACTGGACTTAACAGTTGTTAATTACAGTGTGCTATCGTCACATTGTTTATCACATTGTTTATCCAAACAAAACTTGGTTCCACTGACTAGATGAGACATGCCTTTATATAAAGACATTTGAGTAAAATTggcaaatgaaagaaatgtgataaaaaaaatgtcctttaTAGCATCAATCTTATATCATTTGTCAACATGCCTTGTAGAACTGCTTAAAACAGAGCAAAACCTTCAGCCAGGAAGAGAGAAACCTGTGGTGTAAGAATGAATACAGTATATTCTTCCACATACTCCTCCCTCTTGTGGTGACAAATGTCATTTCATGAGTTTTAATAGCAAGTTCCCCAAAGTGTTTAAGATAACCAAGAGTGTAGTACATCTGGACAAACTCACTAGTCAGTCTCAGTAGTCAAACACTTGTTAAACTGTACATTTTCACAAATAGTGAATATCCCAGGGGTATCATAATTCATATTTTCCACTCAATGGAATTACAGCAATGTTGAATATCAATGGAATTACAGCAGTGTTGAATATATCTCCCAACATGAGACTGGTTTGAAGGTTTGTCCCTACTCTGCATCTTGATGACTGATGAAAAGTGCAGGGTTTCCAAAAATGTAAGAGGAACTGAAATAAGACAACCCAACTAACAACTAAATTTAATTTGTTCAACTGTAATAATGGAATTTTATCTTATCCATTTGGaactattttttcttttttttaaggaagTTACAGTAAAGAAATGCCatctcattttaattattttctgtcatgGTCTTCCCCCACTTAGTCTTCCTCAACTGACATGCTCATTTGTCACACAAGCCTTTTCTAGCACTGCTGTGGTTCTTGTGGCTGTAAGTGAAATGCATTAGTAAGTGCATCAGTGTCTAATCAGGATGCAAAAAACAATGATAATGTGCCTCACAGTAGAGTTGCAAAGCTCTATTCCACTGAATGAATTaatctttatatatatacatatcatTTGGATTGTGTTATGGCAGTGATTGGCTTAAAAGGGTCTGGTGTAAAATTACATGATGTGTTCTACAGAAACAATAACtactaataattaataatttaaactactgttatgtatgtatgtggtaatttgtttttttttttgttttttttttttttttacagattttgGATCCCAGGATTGCTATGACATTCCTAGACCATTCCCGTCTGACAGAAGTTGCTCCTTTGACTTCAATGAAAGTTTTAACAGCTACTTTGTAAGTTTTTCCAAAGCTCACTGTCTGATAATCTTGCAATCTTGTTGAACTCTGCTTTGCTTATCAGACTTTCATGTGGTGACTATGGATGGTTTGATAATGTTGAACATATGCGCTTTATATTAAACACCTTACCAAAACATGCACCCAGTGCTTTatgcaaaaaaacataaataataaaaatgcattttgtataaaataaaaattattagcTAACATTTTGCTAACAATATTGCAGGTGATCAAAATAGTAGCTTTAGGTTTGTCTGACAGGGAGGAATCCAATGAAACAGTTGGGAACATTAGCCTCCAGGTATGATAGCAGATAGTACTAGATACAGTAGTGTTTTATTACACTGCTATAGCTAAACAAACACTAAAGAATAATATTCAGCTACTCTGATGTTTATGTTGGCAGTTGTTAATTACTTCACTTTACTTGTTGGATTCTGTTTCACTTCTGTGCTGAACAGAATGTGCAATTCAGCTAAATCTTGTTTTGGCTTGCAGCTTTGCTTTCAGTTAGATTGTTTATTCACTGAGGCTAGCTGTGCAGTTGGTAGCCAGCTTGTGTTACCTGCTACTCCTAAAGGTTACCTGCAGTTCTTATTTTTTGACAGCATATTATTTTCTTGGTTGTATCAAAAAAACATTATCAATATGCTATACTATTAGTAGGCTCTCTTACTTAATGCTTAATGTCTGTCCCCACAGccttttaacattttctgtgcGTTTGCCTAAAGCATTTTCCAGccagaaacaaaaacacctaTGATGCACAGTAACTATTAATAAAGTTAGTCACCAACTATTTAATATGTCAAACATTAATATTGTATGTATGGCTTGTGACTcccagaaaaacaaaggaatgaTGCCAGTGGGTAGCCAATCTACAGAAGAAGTAGACCAGAACTATGTACCCATGAGTGCCAATTCTCCATCACATCATCACTCAAGCAGTTTGCCAGAGCCAATGCACGAACCAAACTATGTTCCCATGACTCCAAGCACCATGGAATTCTCCTCTCTGGGAAAGCAGGTCCCCCCACCTGCCCACATGGGATTCCGCTCCAGTCCCAAGACCCCTCCTCGCAGGCCAATGCTCAGTGACTGCCAGCCCCCACCTGTGGATCGAAATCTCAAACCTGATCGCAAAGGTGAGAGGATAGTAGGTATCATAAATACTCTGTAGATTCATCATTTTCAAGCTATAGGGTTTATATATGATGTCATTTAGTATTGCACTTATCTTGCTTTTGTATGCTCAGTATTTACTAATGCAACAACTGACCATGCTTTGTCTCACACTCACCTGCTATTCTCACAGTGCTGGCTCATGATCATAAAGACATCTgtataaaatgtctttatttccaACCATACTCAGGGCAATGTCTTTTTCATCATACTGTAGTTGCTGCTACTAATGTAGAAACATTTTGTCTCCCTTAGTTTGTCAGGTTTATTAAATACTGCCATCTTCCTGCCTGTCCTTGATCAGCTTTTTTTCTCGTCTTGATGAATTAGTTTAGTGCCTGCTGTATTGTCTTACATTGAGCACAGTTAGCTCCTTGTCAAAAGCACTTTTGTTCTGAGCTCAAGAGACCCTGTAGACCGTTTTGGAGGGGGCTGATCCCTGTGCCATGGAGTGACCGAAGCCTGGAGTGGTCACCTCCATCCCCTTTGTTCCTTCATCTGAATGGAGCTCTTTGATGAAAGACCTAATAGCAAGGGGAATTACAATCTGGGCAGATTGAAAGGCTGAGTAATGGCCAAAGAAAGAAAGCTGAAGAATGATATAGATGCAGGGAGTCATCATGTAGGCAAACCATAAGGCAGGGCTGCTGTCACTAAAAAAAATAGGGCATGTTATGGAGTTTTATGGGAGGGTTCCCTCCTATACACGACCTTTTATTCTGTGACCTTTGAGCTAGCCTTTTCCAAATTTGGCATGTGTCATCTCAGGACTCCCATAACTAAAATttctaaaattattattttttaaaatccatctGGCTCATATATTTTGCACTCCAACCATTTTTAGGGCATTACTCAAGTTTCAAAAAATCATGTCTTGCGGCCTTGAAACTTGGATGTACATTCAGTCCTGAATACTTATGATTATTTTGGCACAGGTGACCCTACAGTGGAGTACTCTCACATATGTAGAGCATATGGGAGAGAAACATGGATTTCCTGCCTAGGCCTATAGCTATTGACCCTTTCAGTGCAGAATAAAAATTTGCTTTCCATAAAATtattacagtaaaaaatatTGCCCATTTTATAGTTTTGGccctgtcattttttttgtttttgttaatatcCCAATGACCTGCCCTGTTCTTCTGATTCACTTTGTTCATTTTACTATCTTTATTCACCACAAATTGAATAGTACTATATAAAAATCTATGCATTGTTGTTAATATAGTGCAGATCCAATTCTCAATCCCACTGCTACCAGCAGAAAACACAGCCTGCTTGTGTATTTGGACCTCAGTCTCCAGCATAGGAATTCAAAATATGGACAATTTTTTTGGCAGTtgacattatatattataactACAATATTCAAACTGAAACTGACGAGAAGTCAACATCAAATAGTAACATAGTGTTTAGAAGCATCGATAAGAGACATTTGTTCTTTAAACTCTTTATTTAAATTCCAATTTGTGGATACTACcatacattttagaaataagtACAATGTCATATGCTTGTTTCATTTCTTCTAGAATgctatacattttttatttgccaTGCAAAATCTATCTATACGCTGAACTAATTGAACTCACTACCAGCTGTGTTCATCTCCGGTGCCCTTTGCTTTGGCTGTCCCAGCCATATGTTGTGAAAGCTTTGAGATCTGTGGTCAAGGGCAGCAACAGCTTTTGATTCATCAGCACTGAATGTGAATCAATTTTCTTAGTTTGAGATTGTGGCACATTAAGATTTTTTCTCTTGTTGGCACTGTTGTAACAATGTTATGATCATTGTGTTAATGTAAAAGGAGCTATGTGCCTCATCAGTAAGTTACTCTTTTCTGCTTATTTATCTGTGCTCTTCTCAACATGACATGATTTCTTAGTGTACTTTCACTGCTTATACACAGCTCATCGTGCATGCACAGCTGTGATGTCAGTCTTTGTGTGGGAAGCGGTGGTGCATGGAGTGAGGTGCATATTGGGCAATATGGGTCTGCTGTTGTCATGACAATCATCCTCTTGATAACTGTGCTGCACAAAAAGGTGATTGGGCGTACAGGAGGGTGTAGTTTAAGCAAAGTCTCGTCTTTTGCTTTGCATGGCAGAGCAGTTGTTACAGTAGGGTTTAATTGTTGTGATCACCAAAAATTTTGTAATAAGCAAAGTCTTCTTTCACCAATCAGGTCAGAGTCCTAAAATAATAAGAGCAAAAGGTGTCGGTTTAGAGCGAACTGACTCTCAAACCGTAGGTGAATTCCCAAGGGGACGACGCAAGGGTAGGTACTCCACACTGAACTGCCATTGTGTATCTGAAAACTTTCCATTCTTTAACCTGTGCAAACGCCACTTCCCTTTGCATGTTGGAAGTGCTGTAGTGTGTGGTTTTTCATTTCTCAAGCCTATTGGTTCTGACATTAACAGTGAGCAAATCAGAATCAGTTAAGTATTTGTGATGAGCACATCCATCCAGAGCTCCCTGAAATGGTTTAAAAACTATGACATGCGTGTCAAAGCTGCCGCATTAATCCAGTCTTATGATTTAAAAATCAGCGGGGGTGAATGAGTGTTCATATCATGCATGGTGGATTGTACTTGTTACAGTTTTAGAGCTTATGAATAGTCACAACAtgcctttaaaaataaacctttaGTACCACTTTACCTAAATATCCCCTCATTCTGATGTGTCTACTTAATATGCAGTCAACCTGAAGCGCTAAGTTACTAACATTTCTCTTcccaaatatttctttttgtgcCTGTTTGCCATTTCACATCTTGGCATTCAGATATAGCAGCCACAGGATTATTGTCATAAAAACACTCACATGGCTCTGGAAGGTACTAGATAGCTCTTCAGGAAATTGAATAATGATATCATCTAATGAAAGAAAGCCTCACATAAATGACCATATGCACTCTCATTCTTCTGTACATACAGGCTATACTGACAGTACATCAAATGATCTTATGCATTAAGTTTATAATGTTTTAGTCTGGCTCCTGTGACAGATGCCTTGGATAATGAGTTTTTATGGAAAACATCAATAGTAAACTGCCATATTAGACTCTAATAGTATGTAAGTTCTTACATTGCACACTATTCTGCATTGTACATTAAGCctattgtcttttttaaaagGCAAGgcaactttattttttatagcatttatccatccatcatctatacccacttattcctaacaTGGGTCatgtggatctgctggagcctgtcccagctcccTTTGAGTGAAAGACcgaggtacaccctggacaggtcaccagtccatcgcagggccagcacagttcatacacagaatAATTCAAAGtcctttacagaaataaaagacaagttaaaagtcaaaaattaaaattaaaaccagtAAATAGTATAGAAAAAGGGACAGATTGGttcaaattatgttttaatagCTGATGAAACTTGAGAGTTGCATTGCAAATggcatttaaaattaaaacaaattgatttttatATCATCAGCATTACTAAGGAATTTTGTTTATAATAACTAAATAACTTCAAATAAAGAgccatgtttgtgttgtttacaTGTCAGTTAATTTTGGAGTTCCAGTCTTGATTTTCATCCTCAAATGTGAGTCTAAAGCAGTAACTGACAGGTATACCTACCTTGCCTTAGGAAAACCTGCTCCACTAGAAATCAAACCACTGCCAGAATGGGAGGAGCCCTGTACGCCGGTCCGCTCGCCTGTCACACGGTCATTTGCTAGGGAGTAAGTATCTAAAATGTTCAGCAGCCTATTTCACAATTCTACATTTTCCTAACTAAGGGCATGTTCACACTACTCTGCTTTCCTATGgagtttatatttttagtttgaagTCAGGTAAGGTTGCTGTCTTGGAAGAGGCACTTTGCCTCACTTATTAGAAAGAGTGGAGTCACAAGGCACAggacaatgaaa
This genomic window from Mastacembelus armatus chromosome 1, fMasArm1.2, whole genome shotgun sequence contains:
- the gab1 gene encoding GRB2-associated-binding protein 1 isoform X6, encoding MNKWVRCICDICGFNPTDDEAAKAAHQSVIGGLVVDTPPHPALGNIVGPAAGVISSVPPPYQPVSVRHLDSQSSTEEPQDYLWLLNCESKKPEPNSSVQLQSPLEGDQEYLLLEECESKTLPPQASLAHAECSKSTSSETDLNDNLPSHRTPTSSTSSAKLTLHNGFFPQHPAPASASSIYDSPPSRGASLSTDSGLYHLPRSYSQDTVLLPKSASSPPAHADSADASELYVFNTPSRKPSMETQMRNLSISYDIPPTPGANCTYQVPRTLSSSTGVGGSEGGGDVLPPPRPPKPSLSSGPPPPPAERSPTDTYCVPRSASETDGNYCVPTSAGNKALRSNTIGTVDCSRLRKDFGSQDCYDIPRPFPSDRSCSFDFNESFNSYFKNKGMMPVGSQSTEEVDQNYVPMSANSPSHHHSSSLPEPMHEPNYVPMTPSTMEFSSLGKQVPPPAHMGFRSSPKTPPRRPMLSDCQPPPVDRNLKPDRKGQSPKIIRAKGVGLERTDSQTVGEFPRGRRKGKPAPLEIKPLPEWEEPCTPVRSPVTRSFARDLSRFPMPARPPSVHSTASSTDSEDCDENYVAMVSNMSTDEQPNMKLVAPMTADGGSSPMVKPKGDKQVEYLDLDLDPGKSTPPRKLKSNGTAMAASDERVDYVVVDQQRTQALKSTREAWSDGRHSTETDTPSKGPK
- the gab1 gene encoding GRB2-associated-binding protein 1 isoform X1, producing the protein MSGGDVVCSGWLRKSPPEKKLRRYAWKKRWFVLRSGRLTGDPDVLEYYKNDHAKKPIRVIDLNLCEQVDAGLTFNKKDLEHSFIFDIKTIDRVFYLVADTEEEMNKWVRCICDICGFNPTDDEAAKAAHQSVIGGLVVDTPPHPALGNIVGPAAGVISSVPPPYQPVSVRHLDSQSSTEEPQDYLWLLNCESKKPEPNSSVQLQSPLEGDQEYLLLEECESKTLPPQASLAHAECSKSTSSETDLNDNLPSHRTPTSSTSSAKLTLHNGFFPQHPAPASASSIYDSPPSRGASLSTDSGLYHLPRSYSQDTVLLPKSASSPPAHADSADASELYVFNTPSRKPSMETQMRNLSISYDIPPTPGANCTYQVPRTLSSSTGVGGSEGGGDVLPPPRPPKPSLSSGPPPPPAERSPTDTYCVPRSASETDGNYCVPTSAGNKALRSNTIGTVDCSRLRKDFGSQDCYDIPRPFPSDRSCSFDFNESFNSYFKNKGMMPVGSQSTEEVDQNYVPMSANSPSHHHSSSLPEPMHEPNYVPMTPSTMEFSSLGKQVPPPAHMGFRSSPKTPPRRPMLSDCQPPPVDRNLKPDRKGQSPKIIRAKGVGLERTDSQTVGEFPRGRRKGKPAPLEIKPLPEWEEPCTPVRSPVTRSFARDLSRFPMPARPPSVHSTASSTDSEDCDENYVAMVSNMSTDEQPNMKLVAPMTADGGSSPMVKPKGDKQVEYLDLDLDPGKSTPPRKLKSNGTAMAASDERVDYVVVDQQRTQALKSTREAWSDGRHSTETDTPSKGPK
- the gab1 gene encoding GRB2-associated-binding protein 1 isoform X2, whose protein sequence is MSGGDVVCSGWLRKSPPEKKLRRYAWKKRWFVLRSGRLTGDPDVLEYYKNDHAKKPIRVIDLNLCEQVDAGLTFNKKDLEHSFIFDIKTIDRVFYLVADTEEEMNKWVRCICDICGFNPTDDEAAKAAHQSVIGGLVVDTPPHPALGNIVGPAAGVISSVPPPYQPVSVRHLDSQSSTEEPQDYLWLLNCESKKPEPNSSVQLQSPLEGDQEYLLLEECESKTLPPQASLAHAECSKSTSSETDLNDNLPSHRTPTSSTSSAKLTLHNGFFPQHPAPASASSIYDSPPSRGASLSTDSGLYHLPRSYSQDTVLLPKSASSPPAHADSADASELYVFNTPSRKPSMETQMRNLSISYDIPPTPGANCTYQVPRTLSSSTGVGGSEGGGDVLPPPRPPKPSLSSGPPPPPAERSPTDTYCVPRSASETDGNYCVPTSAGNKALRSNTIGTVDCSRLRKDFGSQDCYDIPRPFPSDRSCSFDFNESFNSYFKNKGMMPVGSQSTEEVDQNYVPMSANSPSHHHSSSLPEPMHEPNYVPMTPSTMEFSSLGKQVPPPAHMGFRSSPKTPPRRPMLSDCQPPPVDRNLKPDRKGQSPKIIRAKGVGLERTDSQTVGEFPRGRRKGKPAPLEIKPLPEWEEPCTPVRSPVTRSFAREEESFYCTVPITPVKREVEELDIIEENMKLVAPMTADGGSSPMVKPKGDKQVEYLDLDLDPGKSTPPRKLKSNGTAMAASDERVDYVVVDQQRTQALKSTREAWSDGRHSTETDTPSKGPK
- the gab1 gene encoding GRB2-associated-binding protein 1 isoform X4, translating into MSGGDVVCSGWLRKSPPEKKLRRYAWKKRWFVLRSGRLTGDPDVLEYYKNDHAKKPIRVIDLNLCEQVDAGLTFNKKDLEHSFIFDIKTIDRVFYLVADTEEEMNKWVRCICDICGFNPTDDEAAKAAHQSVIGGLVVDTPPHPALGNIVGPAAGVISSVPPPYQPVSVRHLDSQSSTEEPQDYLWLLNCESKKPEPNSSVQLQSPLEGDQEYLLLEECESKTLPPQASLAHAECSKSTSSETDLNDNLPSHRTPTSSTSSAKLTLHNGFFPQHPAPASASSIYDSPPSRGASLSTDSGLYHLPRSYSQDTVLLPKSASSPPAHADSADASELYVFNTPSRKPSMETQMRNLSISYDIPPTPGANCTYQVPRTLSSSTGVGGSEGGGDVLPPPRPPKPSLSSGPPPPPAERSPTDTYCVPRSASETDGNYCVPTSAGNKALRSNTIGTVDCSRLRKDFGSQDCYDIPRPFPSDRSCSFDFNESFNSYFKNKGMMPVGSQSTEEVDQNYVPMSANSPSHHHSSSLPEPMHEPNYVPMTPSTMEFSSLGKQVPPPAHMGFRSSPKTPPRRPMLSDCQPPPVDRNLKPDRKGKPAPLEIKPLPEWEEPCTPVRSPVTRSFARDLSRFPMPARPPSVHSTASSTDSEDCDENYVAMVSNMSTDEQPNMKLVAPMTADGGSSPMVKPKGDKQVEYLDLDLDPGKSTPPRKLKSNGTAMAASDERVDYVVVDQQRTQALKSTREAWSDGRHSTETDTPSKGPK
- the gab1 gene encoding GRB2-associated-binding protein 1 isoform X3; translation: MSGGDVVCSGWLRKSPPEKKLRRYAWKKRWFVLRSGRLTGDPDVLEYYKNDHAKKPIRVIDLNLCEQVDAGLTFNKKDLEHSFIFDIKTIDRVFYLVADTEEEMNKWVRCICDICGFNPTDDEAAKAAHQSVIGGLVVDTPPHPALGNIVGPAAGVISSVPPPYQPVSVRHLDSQSSTEEPQDYLWLLNCESKKPEPNRAHAECSKSTSSETDLNDNLPSHRTPTSSTSSAKLTLHNGFFPQHPAPASASSIYDSPPSRGASLSTDSGLYHLPRSYSQDTVLLPKSASSPPAHADSADASELYVFNTPSRKPSMETQMRNLSISYDIPPTPGANCTYQVPRTLSSSTGVGGSEGGGDVLPPPRPPKPSLSSGPPPPPAERSPTDTYCVPRSASETDGNYCVPTSAGNKALRSNTIGTVDCSRLRKDFGSQDCYDIPRPFPSDRSCSFDFNESFNSYFKNKGMMPVGSQSTEEVDQNYVPMSANSPSHHHSSSLPEPMHEPNYVPMTPSTMEFSSLGKQVPPPAHMGFRSSPKTPPRRPMLSDCQPPPVDRNLKPDRKGQSPKIIRAKGVGLERTDSQTVGEFPRGRRKGKPAPLEIKPLPEWEEPCTPVRSPVTRSFARDLSRFPMPARPPSVHSTASSTDSEDCDENYVAMVSNMSTDEQPNMKLVAPMTADGGSSPMVKPKGDKQVEYLDLDLDPGKSTPPRKLKSNGTAMAASDERVDYVVVDQQRTQALKSTREAWSDGRHSTETDTPSKGPK
- the gab1 gene encoding GRB2-associated-binding protein 1 isoform X5, encoding MSGGDVVCSGWLRKSPPEKKLRRYAWKKRWFVLRSGRLTGDPDVLEYYKNDHAKKPIRVIDLNLCEQVDAGLTFNKKDLEHSFIFDIKTIDRVFYLVADTEEEMNKWVRCICDICGFNPTDDEAAKAAHQSVIGGLVVDTPPHPALGNIVGPAAGVISSVPPPYQPVSVRHLDSQSSTEEPQDYLWLLNCESKKPEPNRAHAECSKSTSSETDLNDNLPSHRTPTSSTSSAKLTLHNGFFPQHPAPASASSIYDSPPSRGASLSTDSGLYHLPRSYSQDTVLLPKSASSPPAHADSADASELYVFNTPSRKPSMETQMRNLSISYDIPPTPGANCTYQVPRTLSSSTGVGGSEGGGDVLPPPRPPKPSLSSGPPPPPAERSPTDTYCVPRSASETDGNYCVPTSAGNKALRSNTIGTVDCSRLRKDFGSQDCYDIPRPFPSDRSCSFDFNESFNSYFKNKGMMPVGSQSTEEVDQNYVPMSANSPSHHHSSSLPEPMHEPNYVPMTPSTMEFSSLGKQVPPPAHMGFRSSPKTPPRRPMLSDCQPPPVDRNLKPDRKGKPAPLEIKPLPEWEEPCTPVRSPVTRSFARDLSRFPMPARPPSVHSTASSTDSEDCDENYVAMVSNMSTDEQPNMKLVAPMTADGGSSPMVKPKGDKQVEYLDLDLDPGKSTPPRKLKSNGTAMAASDERVDYVVVDQQRTQALKSTREAWSDGRHSTETDTPSKGPK